AGCAAGCGTTCAATATATTTATGACCTAaaaccataaaataaataaattgatatgtaTAACAACTGCAAGGCTAGATTACTTCCGATTATAAAACAGTCGTTATACCTGATTGAAAGGTATTTCTATTCCTATGTGCAACATTTGAGAAAACACTTGAGCGAATCTAAGGAGATCTTTACAAACAGATATctgcaaaaataaaacaaatgtaaGTATTCAGAAGAATAATTCAGAAATTGGATTAGCTCAAAAGGCGCATACTTGATTTTCTTGACGTAAAGTAAGTGCATGCCACCACAGCGAAAGGCATCGATCAAAATGTGCGTCGTCTGCAAATACAGCTCCTCGGAATACGATGGGATGGGGCAAGTCAGGACACGACCGTCCCAATACCCTCTCTCTTATAGTTAATCCTTCCATGTGCAAAGCTGCCGCGTTGTCTTGTATGGCTACTAATTCCTACAAACAATTTCGCATTACAATGTTTACGAAATGACTTTGTATTGaacgaaattcaaatatattcgtTACATCTAACGTTGTACATTCTCTCCAGTTATTATATGCAGCGATTGGATCCGATGGTATTTTAGGCAATGGCGAAACATCATCAGTGCCTAGTCTCAGTTCCAtactttgttttaaatattgataagaTAACTATAACAAAAATTACgcactataaaatataaaagaaaatctgtgtttttaataaaacttcattAAAAGACAGTCAACACAGCATGTGTTTTTAAATTCTACAAACTTTCATTCATAGACATCATATCAACATATCTTTatacaaaatatcgacaaataactttaaaaaaaaaaaatatatatatatatatatatatatatatatatatatatatatatatatatatatatatatatatatatatatatatatatatatatatatatatatatatatatatatatatatatttctattgtTCAAAAGcttgacaatttttttcaaggaATTCATcgataatattccaaaataattatattcagaaaatatttcaaattctcAGATATCGAAATTCACAGGTTATTTCTCGCGTAGCATACATACttctcaaattgaatctttcGTTCAAACGAATAACACAATGATATAAAAGATAAATATCGTCTATTGCGTGGAAATATATTGaaacgtatataaatttaaaacaaaattgaacacagcaatcaccacagtttgagaaatacTAATCTGATAATTCATATGATCGAAGACAACTGTAAAGAAGCTGTATtccaattttgaatttaattcatATAAAGATTTAGtagttatgtttaatttacaaaacctactATTTTTACCGTTAATTCGCGAAAAATACACAGACTCTCAAAgagttttcggaaaattcaTACTGTCCATAATGAGGTAATATGAATTTTACAATTGTAGAGTTAAATAGACTAACGGGCAAGCAGTACAATTCCTTGTCATTGGCAAACGATGCACCTAACAACTCCAAAGCTTCAATAGCTTGTTCTCTAGTTACTTCCGGTCTTTCTATGAAGAACTCGACTACACTGGCTCGTGATCTCTCTGCAGCACATATTAAAGGAGTCAATCctataaaataagaaatataagactaaataataaaaaaaaaatagcaacaaacacatttccgaACAGTTCAATAAGCtaataccatttttattttttgataattttgctCCATGATCTAAAAGCTCTTTCACAACATTAATATGTCCACATTCTGCGGCAAAATGCAAAGCGGTGGCACCACATTGAGCTGGTTCTTCGACACGGGCGCCCCGTTCTAAAAGGTAAAggacctaaaaataaaaattgtattgatgAAATCATCCGTAAAACAGTCAGAGTGCGGCAAagattcaattataaatatttgaaagttaTCCAAAGCATTGAATAATCGGATTCAGTTTATATAGGCACACTCATACAAGTCTTCTTCTAGAGAATCCCTAAATGTTTGGCCATCCCGCGAAAACATCATCCAGATGATTCAATTCTGATTAAAACAATCATAACTAACGGCTCAAATCAAATAAGCACAATGAATAAGATACAAAGCAGTCGAATGATAGGACCAGTGGTTTGGCAGTTTGTTATTTGGCCAAGTTCCAATGCTGAGACAAAGGAACCAGATGAAAACAAACAAATGGaactttgcaaaaaaaaataaaaagcgcaTTCATATTCAAAAACGCTATTAGCAAATTTTCAATTTGCTATGACACTCACGATATCCATATGGCCTTTGTATGCGGCTATCATGAGGCAAGTGTTGTTAAATTGGTTAGGACGGTGAATATCAGCTCCTCGGTGAACTAAGTACTTAACAATATCCAAACGACCGTCGTAACAGGCCGCTCTCAACGGTGTAGACTCGGTAGCCGTAGCGTGATCTAACTGAGCACCCGCTTTCGCTAACCTCTGAAAATAATATCGAATGTGTAAACAACGATTGCACTACTCGGTAGgaaatttatacatgtacatacataagtttgcATACTTTGACAACTTTCAGGTGACCGGCACCGCAAGCGGCCCACAGTGCAGTGGCTCCGTTGATCACATAATCATCAAATCGAACGGAAGCTTCAGCCTCC
This Arctopsyche grandis isolate Sample6627 chromosome 7, ASM5162203v2, whole genome shotgun sequence DNA region includes the following protein-coding sequences:
- the LOC143914894 gene encoding protein fem-1 homolog B-like — encoded protein: MESSAAAAAAPGRPEDAEGPEGGEDSLKPPPLAYNVQQRVYFAARDGLPFTLFALLQDAHPQHLHQLLNTAVEDEGINCTPLIAAARHGRDAAVRILLEKFLPPVQLEAEASVRFDDYVINGATALWAACGAGHLKVVKRLAKAGAQLDHATATESTPLRAACYDGRLDIVKYLVHRGADIHRPNQFNNTCLMIAAYKGHMDIVLYLLERGARVEEPAQCGATALHFAAECGHINVVKELLDHGAKLSKNKNGLTPLICAAERSRASVVEFFIERPEVTREQAIEALELLGASFANDKELYCLPLSYQYLKQSMELRLGTDDVSPLPKIPSDPIAAYNNWRECTTLDELVAIQDNAAALHMEGLTIRERVLGRSCPDLPHPIVFRGAVFADDAHFDRCLSLWWHALTLRQENQISVCKDLLRFAQVFSQMLHIGIEIPFNQVINILNACSLELHRNREKLDMPSPKDDVESLQDEYESNIRTSLYLITIVGSLMNMRVEKLDSEYCLSDEICDAKCAVYHVVQGEPRIRDRQSLLHLALNPYVPVDDFHTSDICKFPCLVTCRLLLECGADPNAQDLRKDTPLHYLIRCSTYSCNSSDESVEMYSSMVTDLIKYGAHVDTVNAEGLTPVDLTTSAPLQLLLKRNWRGRLACLAAQVISRYSLTYRGLVPIHLHSFIQLHGHLG